In Arachis hypogaea cultivar Tifrunner chromosome 2, arahy.Tifrunner.gnm2.J5K5, whole genome shotgun sequence, a genomic segment contains:
- the LOC112751474 gene encoding alanine--glyoxylate aminotransferase 2 homolog 3, mitochondrial, protein MAMILARKLLQRRSPQLLRWQSSFPQAAVKNDVASRAAVELELPPFDYAPPPYSGPSGDEILAKRREYLSPSLFHFYKNPLNVVEGKKQYLFDEKGKRYLDAFGGIATVCCGHCHPDVVDAIINQTKRLQHSTVLYLNHAIADFAQALASKLPGNLKVVFFTNSGTEANELAIMIARLYTGCHDIISLRNAYHGNAAGTMGATAQSIWKFNVVQSGVHHVVNPDPYRGIFGSDGEKYARDVQDVINFGTSGNVAAFISEAIQGVGGIVELAPGYLPAAYSMVKKAGGLCIADEVQAGFARIGSHFWGFESHGVVPDIVTMAKGIGNGIPLGAVVTTPEIAEVLTRRCYFNTFGGNPVCTAAGLAVLKVIEKEKLQQNALLVGSYLKERLTALKDKYELIGDVRGRGLMLGVELVADRELKTPAKAETLHVMDQMKELGVLIGKGGYYGNVFRITPPLCFTKEDADFLADAMDLTLSRM, encoded by the exons ATGGCGATGATTCTTGCGAGGAAGCTGTTGCAACGGCGATCGCCGCAGCTGCTTCGTTGGCAGAGTAGCTTCCCTCAGGCAGCGGTCAAAAACGACGTTGCATCCAGAGCCGCCGTCGAATTGGAGCTTCCACCGTTTGACTACGCTCCTCCGCCGTACTCCGGTCCTTCTGGTGACGAAATACTGGCGAAGCGGAGGGAGTATCTGAGCCCTTCACTGTTTCATTTTTACAAGAATCCC CTGAATGTGGTGGAAGGGAAGAAGCAATACTTGTTCGACGAGAAGGGAAAGAGGTACTTGGATGCATTCGGGGGAATTGCTACGGTGTGCTGCGGGCACTGCCACCCAGATGTGGTCGACGCCATCATCAACCAAACCAAACGGTTGCAACACTCTACTGTGCTCTACCTTAACCACGCCATCGCCGATTTTGCCCAAGCTCTCGCTTCCAAACTCCCCGGTAACCTTAAG GTGgtgtttttcacaaattctggAACTGAAGCAAACGAATTAGCGATAATGATAGCAAGGTTGTACACTGGGTGCCATGACATAATATCTTTAAGGAATGCCTATCATGGGAATGCAGCTGGGACCATGGGTGCCACTGCACAAAGCATCTGGAAATTTAATGTAGTTCag AGTGGTGTTCATCATGTAGTGAATCCAGATCCATACAGAGGTATCTTTGGTTCTGAcggagaaaaatatgcaagagatgtccaagatgtcattaacTTTGGAACTTCTGGAAATGTTGCAGCGTTCATATCTGAAGCAATACAG GGAGTTGGGGGTATTGTGGAATTGGCTCCTGGTTACTTGCCTGCTGCTTACAGTATGGTTAAGAAAGCTGGAGGGCTTTGTATTGCCGATGAAGTTCAGGCCGGCTTTGCTCGCATCGGCAGCCATTTCTGGGGATTTGAGTCTCATGGTGTTGTTCCTGACATAGTCACAATGGCCAAG GGCATTGGAAATGGCATTCCCCTTGGTGCTGTTGTAACTACTCCAGAGATCGCCGAGGTCTTGACGCGCCGATGTTACTTCAACACCTTTGGTGGGAACCCTGTATGTACTGCTGCAGGGTTGGCAGTTCTGAAAGTAATAGAGAAAGAGAAGCTTCAACAAAATGCTCTTCTTGTTGGATCTTACTTGAAGGAGAGGTTAACTGCACTCAAAGATAAATATGAAT TGATTGGTGATGTGAGAGGAAGAGGTCTCATGCTAGGAGTTGAACTTGTCGCCGATCGAGAACTTAAAACTCCTGCAAAAGCCGAAACACTACATGTAATGGACCAAATGAAAG AATTAGGAGTGCTAATTGGAAAGGGTGGTTACTATGGAAATGTCTTCAGAATCACACCACCTCTCtgtttcaccaaagaagatgcag ACTTCCTCGCAGACGCAATGGACTTGACCCTGTCTAGAATGTAA